Below is a window of Camelina sativa cultivar DH55 chromosome 11, Cs, whole genome shotgun sequence DNA.
AATAGTTATCTGTGAGAAATATGTTTTCACCTGAAGTTTATaggaataaatatataatctttttcaaaaatatccacaTTCTTAGTCCACTTCTGAACACGTTGGTATGCTTCCCTTCCTCCAAACGTGCTAGGTGAACCTTTGTCTAAATTAGCCAGCTTACGGAAAAAGAAACAGTTGAAGAAGTGGAATCTGCCTCGTTCCTGCGGCGGAATTCGATTCTTAAGGTACCTGTAAGCATCAAACCAAACTTTACAAGCTGCTTCGAACTAACTTATGCATTAAAACggtaaaatataaatgaaaacaaatataatacgACAAGGGTTTGACAAGCCTTGCTTTTGGCTTATAGGCATCATCTGCTCTACAGACACAGTTTTTATTACCTTTAATGTTAAGATAATGACTTACTTGATATAAAAATCAATGATTGTATCGTTGATGAAACGTCTTGGCTTCAGAAGCTCAATGTCTTGCTTCCTAACTACTACAGAATCTGGCTCTCCTTGAGGGTAGACTAGATCTTCAAATGAATCAGCGAGACTGAAGATCAGAATACAAACAGCACATATCAAGAGGTAAGATAAAgtcataaaataacataaaagaaGAGTACACCACCAAACTGTCAGATTACATTTACCAACATTTCTATAAATCACATTATTCAGAAATATTAAAGTTCATACTCACTTAGTGAGTGAAGTTCCCAAATTCTGTCCAGTACAAGCACTTTCCTCGCTTTCCCTGTCAAAATTCAACAACGACAAATAAAAGTTATAACTTAGAACCCACCAGATAATTTTCCTATCTTACTAACTTCTTTCTCCTCGAACCTTTTACAGGATTTAAAACATAAGTGGTCCTTGTTTAAGGTCAAAAGCTCTTTCATATATTGATTTGTACAGCTTCTAAGAAATTTAATTAGGTAACCAGGAAACAATTGAAGGCAAGAGAATTTTGTATATGATAGTGCACATATATTTGGTATATATCTGTCAACAATTCTGTTAACGATgtcgaaaaaaacaaatatatacaaatcattCAAGACTTCAGAAAACGACTAGTTGAGTCATATACCACCAACATGATAATAATGGAAGGTAATGATGGAAGGGGAGGAAGTGGGGAGAACTACAATGAATATTCTAACACAATggtgcaaaaaaatatttctaaatgaCTTACGTTATGGTGTCAAACCAAATATCCTTGTATCTCGAGTCCAAGGATTTGATGGTTTCTACTTCTTCATACCATTTAGGGTCATAAACGGAAAATTTTAGGAGATCAATTCCTGTCAGCATGGGTACAGATGTTAGTTAGACATAAGTTGACGTTGTAAACATCAAAAACTACACAAAGAGAGATATGATGTGTGTGTGCCCTTCTTATTTCAGCTAACAATGTAAGGAATCCCTCctgtgagaaaaagaaaatccttTGAACTTAAGCCACactaatataaacaaaagtgaACATATGTTAGGACCTGAAATCTCTTCCGCAGTGTCAACTGCTTCTGGCTCCGTGGACTTCAGAAGGACGTTGACAAAAGCAGTCTCAACCTAAAAAATAGAGCTCAAGCATCATTAAAGAAAACCCATCGACCTATAAATGAAGCTCTAACAGAACTCACCTCCAAACACCACTGAGACTCAATTTTGATGATATCTTCTATTCTCCACTGACAACTAAAGGTCCCTTTAGTGGCATTTACTGATGAACTTTCAACATTCATACAGCTACGTGAAAATGTTAACTTCGAGTTTGTACAGTATATATCTCCATATATAATAACATCAGGGTTAATAAGAACTTGTGCAATCTCGAGATCCTGTAtatgcagaaaaagaaaaagcatgaGATACTATGAACATATAAACCCACGTGCATAAATCTTGAGACAAACAGCAAATTGACAAAttttcagaggaagaagagcttGTGTTTTTCATCTTGTTTGTGATCCTAAGCTATCTCCAATTAGAAAGAACAGTATACTCAAAGAGACTTACAACTTCAAGCGGATCAGAAGCAGGATTTGTGGCTTCTCCAGTTGAGGCTAAAAATATAATCAGAAGATTCTTTAGAGCAAGCAATTTTGAAGGAAGAAaccgaacaaaaaaaataactgaaattaaagataaagaacacTAAAATGCTAAATACCTTCATCATTTTCTGAGAGagatgatgaagttgatgaaTCAATTCCAATACTTCCATGGGAGCCATTGGAGATTAAATCAATCAGATCACCCTGCAAAATATATAGTACAACAAAAGTTAGAAAACTTGTAGACATTCTAATTCCTTATACTAAGTCCTTCATGACTGCATGAGAGAGGCTCACAGTTGCATCTCCGCTGAGTTCACACCTTGAATGTTCTTCTTTTGCTGGTACTGTATAAACCCAAAAGAAGTCAGATTAGCCAAAGCTTTAGATGACCAAATAGATAAAAGATCAAGGAAACGGTGATCGCTGCAGTAACTCATATAGCCACAATTCCTTCTTTAAGGACACTTTCTGAAAACACATTCTTAAGAATTAAACTACAAATTAAGTAAGTTCTGATCTAACTCATTAGCAACTGAGAATCTGAAACCCTACAGGGCACATAGCCTAGAACAAATTGTCATAATTTGCAGTAGAGTAACTGTTCTCAGAGATGTAGTTTTATTGGTATTACCTTCAACATCAATAACTACGCAGTCCATTTCTTTACTCTCGCTTAGGGTGTTCTTTGCAACTGCAATTGGAAAAACATCACAAAAGAAGTGAATAAACAAAATCGATACAAGAATTAAATGGGGAAGATTCAGAGAAGAAGACACTTACAGCATCGAAGGAAGTCATACTTATCGACGGCGGAGGAGGTTTTAGTAGTGACAGGGGAATCGTATTTCCGAAGGAGTTTCTTCGACATCTCTTCGACGCGTTCTTCCTCTTCGGTGAAATCGTATACTCCAGTCGACTTCCTTTTACTGCGGGATTGAACTGATCGGAGACTCATCGGCGCCAGAATAATACTGGGTTACAGTTCCGACGGCTTGAGAAGGTTCTCGAGGCGTACGCTGTACTACGATGCGacatcacaagatattattgaatttgaaaatttggGTTTCCAATTCTGTCTCTCTTGGTTATGTTCGACTTTTGGGATGACCAGTTGACCACacatgatttttgaaatttcaatttgatttttaaaatcgtACCGATACTGATAAGGAAGAAAGGCTATTCCCGGTTCAACCGTTCAACCCTTGAATTGTTTGTCTATCCGGTTTCGATTGTAGTTTTGGGAAGCTCCGGTTTAATCACAGAGTCACAGATTGGCAcagttttattttgtatttcatatattttacctatcttttttattaaaaaaaaaacattaatgagattataaaatactatatatattacgGTGGTAAATTGGTATTAATTGTGCATTTTAAGCTTAAATGGATATTTTAAAGTGTGGTTATTTATTAGGTAACCacgtacatatatattattagagtAGGAGGATTTTGATTGTTGAActaactttaataaaatttcttgatttgtcaaaataatttactaaaaaaaaaacacattaagtTGAACAACCAAAAGCTCAAGCCAACCATACAGAAATTGTTAAGTACATAAAGTCTTTGTACTCCATCGAAGACTCTTGCCACTATATAAACTCATTGGcatttctttaaatttctcATCAACACAAAGCAATATATACAAAGTGAAGGCTTAACCATAACTAGAGAGTTTCGTCAACATGGCATCATACAAGCTCTTTCTCATTGCTTTTTTCGTgagtctctcttcttcctctactaTGATCAACACTTGTTCAGCCTCACGCCGGCTTctccagcaacaacaacaacctatTCCTCAAATTCCAAGCCTGCCTATCCCGACAATGGGACTACCTCCATTGCCATCAACGTTGCCACAACCATCTCTACAAACTCTTCCCACAATGCCTACTGCAATGCCTCCGTTTCCAATGCCATCATCTTTGCCACAACCAAATTTTCCCGCAATTCCCACTGTAATGCCTCCAATGCCAACGTTGCCTTCGTTTCCTACGGTAATTCCTTCTCTTCCAACTAATCTCCCATCCATTCCGTTCTTCTCTCCTCCGCCTTCTACATCGAGTCCTTGAATTATCACTTCATCACGTGTGACTGATGcatcttttattatatattattgttgtaATGTTTTCAATGTggtgtgttttggtttggttatttagGCATACCCTCGTTACATGATTTGTACCTTTAATttccttttgattttcatttgttGTATTTTACATTTGTTTGTGCTCGTGAAAATAATCATTTGGTTCTTAACTCATAgtgatattatattaaaaaaattggtgatgtttgttgttatatattaaattttatacaataGTGCATATTTATTCGTTAAATTTGCAATAAAACACTGTCTAATATCTTCTTCGGCCTATATGAACATTTCTGGTGTAAAGTTTATACTAGTCTTTTTGTTCAGTATTATTTGATACCCTTAGcagattttgtaaaacttcttttattgaatgaaaatcctttaacaaaaataatggCTTTATAAACACTTTGTTCTTCTTTACGATCTTTACTTTCGTAAGAAATGGATTAACTTGCCAtctcattaaaaattaaaagaaaaaaataacggAGGCAATCAGCTAGTCCATGATTCAAAAGAAAGATGTAAGGGACAAACGTTGCATCGCATCAGTTTGGAATGTAAATAAATTGATCATAATAGTGtaataagaaacaagaaaaataaaactagaagagaagatgatcatctagaatactaattaataaattgtatcgaaaaagaaagaaagaaaaaaactctttagTAAATTGTatcgaaagagaagagagactgGAAGTAGGGAGCAAGGACCCAAGTTTTGAAGTAGGGGGCGCCATAGGCAAAAGTTTTAGTACGCGGGTCATATTTGAGCAACCTTTTTATGAAACCCGAGTGATTTGCATCTTTGGCTTGTTACCGTTAATCAACACCTTTCCGTCGCGGCAGATTTCAATTGGCATAAGCACCTCCCCCAAACTAGTCCTTGCATGGCTTTTTAGATCAATTGAATACATTTTCCCCCATGCGTCTTCTCCTCTATCCATGCTCCACATCTCCAAACAGTTAAGTTGTTGCTCTACGATCCATACTTGATCCCTAAGGTTCACGAGATGAATTCGGTAGGAGGGTGATGGACTGCACGGAATCTGTGTGTGTGAAGATCAAATGCTATGATCTTGGCCGTTGTTGAATACTCTGCTTCCATTAACCATAGATAAGCAGTGAACCAATAGATGGATCCGTTAACGCTCGCTGAAGGTTGCCCATTAAAGCAAGGTATAGGAACATGGCTTGTGTATATCCATTTCCTTGCCTTAAGCGAAAAAAGCTCGCATCCTGTGCATAACGTATTCTCCCCAGGCGGTTCAAATAACCTAACAAGTTTATAAGCTCCGCTCACTCTGTCTCTCCCAAATCCTAACAAGCTGCTAAACGGCAGGTTGGAAAACTGATGATTCGCTGCATGTAAGAAATGAAATAATACAAATGACATTAATAATcaattagctatatatatataggaaaagagaactttaaaaaacaaaaaaccaaacaaaactctttctgaattatttataataattaaatgtcAACTCCAACAGTTTTAATTCTTGtgaaaataaacttaaataaataaacgaaGGCAGTATATTTGTTACGTACACATGCCGTGATAAAGAATATGTGTTCTGCAGTGGAATTCGGGTAAAGTTAGATGACTTTCAAATTTCTGTGGACGGTGACAAAGAGATTGTTGTTCGACTTGGATCACCTGACGAGTCGCCCGATTAATAAACAGAAACTTGTTACCAGGTCTCGGACAGCAGATGAAACCGTCGCATGAGAGACAAGGAACACCTTCGTTATTTTGAAGCCGCATATAGGAAAATCCGGGATCACCGTCTGATGAATGGAAGTAACGGATAAATCGAGGTTCCCGGGAAACTTCATGAGCGAACGGGTCCACGACTTTGACACTAGCAAGGATCGTGAAACGGTGTTTGGATTTCTGATGAACCAAGTACCGCTCCATGAAATCTCGAGATCTTATCAAACTTCTCCATTGTTTTGAAACCAATTCTAATCGACGCAGAGGTTGCACTGGAAGTCTCAGCAAGATCTCGATTTCTACATCAAACGGTAGTTCTTCCATGCCTGCTAGCTAGCTACTGTCGCCCTTAACCCTTTATTTTcattgatatattatatatacatattcgaGAACCGtgaaaaaatatagtattagggAAAGTCATTATCTCTGTCTCTGTTATGGAAAGTAACATTGTCTCCATAATACCATAACGTAATTGATGAAAGAAACTGAAAGTTTCGTTTTCATAATACTGTACGTACGTGTTAAAAAGGAAAGACGTTGACCAAAAAGGGGAGAGTACGTACATAGACTATATAGTAAAGCAGGGAAACAAACTACCTCTGCATGGGGCTAAAAATGTTTCCTTGATACGTAAAAATTCTACATACAATAAAAAGGAAAGTAAAAAATGTGTCCTTGACACAATAAAAggaatatatgtaaaaaataattttacatagTTCTAGAAGATCTTATTGGTTAGACTAGATTAGCTGGCGAAACCCGAGGAGAGAGAGGCTGACTTGCTCCACCGCGCTTGTGCTTGTAGCTCCGTTCTCTAACACACCCAATTCTTGGACCATATCCCACTTGTCCATTTACAAGTCAAGTCTCTCTTTACAGGATCAAACACTGCATTCTgtgctctctttctctctctcttcttgctCTGACAACTTCTTCTGGGATTTCTTTtggtccttcttcttcgtccgcAGTGGATTATATTCCTCATTCACAGAGCATCTCTGCAATATACAACATTTTATGGATCTCTGCAGTAGAATGTTTGTTGCAAATATagtgtatttattttttcttacctTAACATTGGTGAGATCAATCAACATTGTGCTCCTCTAAGAAACTTAAGAAGGTTTTGTCTTGTTGGAAGATAGTGTCCACTGTGTGGCCCTATAGcctgagaaaacaaaaggtGAGGGGAGACCGAGAGAGATTCATTCCCGAGGGAGAGTCATGCCAAGTACAAAAACCGACTTGTATTCCTCTGTTGAATTGGTCAGACAGAGTCATGCTCAGTTTTATACATTAGTCTCCCATCTTCCCATCATCACTTCATATGCTTATCTCTCCATCTGCAGGTTTTTAGACGTAGATGAGTAAGCACGAGCTAGGTAATTAGTATGGCCAAGTCGGGAGGGTAAAAAGCTCACCGGTCTCAAGTATCTGAATGCATTGTTTTTGCAGAACACTTGTGGGGTGTTTCTCAAGATTTACATCATTGCCGGTCCCCTATATCCTTCCAAATCAATGAATGCAGAGTTGAGAACACACATTCAAAGACAGGAAGATGTAAAGAGTGGGATATTGGATCTAAGTCCTTACcagtaaaaaaaagaatggcTGTGAGGGTGACTTGCTCTCTGACCACCCAGACATCATAATAGAAGTGGCCATCATAATCTGTAGATGGAAGAGAGGACGATTAGAATAGTAGATCAGACAGAATCAAAAGGAAGTAACAATGTGTGTGATCTTGTTTCTGTTCAGCAACCAAACCCACAGACAAGCCCATATGCACTTGTCTTGGATGAAAACTCGCAAAATATTCGAAAGGGTTCCACAAAAAAACCTATGGAAGGaatgtagaaaacaaaacaagtactGACAcgccaaacaacaacaacaacaacaacatggaaCAGTGACGACTGTGTAATAGAGAATCAAGCATTAACCACTCTTACCTCAATCGGGTGAGCCCGCATTACCCTCCCTCGGTGGTTTGGTTGAATCTCTCAGTCTTTCTTCGGTAAAGACACCTGTTACATATATATCAATCATAACACTCAATTGACCAGATCCAGCGAGCAATTACAGGAAAATATATTGACCCATACAGACTAACCACAAGACATAATCAAAAGGCGCAGAAATTACCCGTGCCGGAGCCGGTAGGATCGCCGCCTTGAAACCCGGGAATAACACCGTCACTCGACGTCTCCCTCCTCCTCTTTCAATAtacttcatctttctcttttctttttctccttctcccGGTTTAGACGAAGATCATATTAAGTTGCGCCGGCCTAATTCTAACAATCAAACCCGGTCCTTTCTTAAACCGGAATTACGATTAGAGAGAGAATATgtagattttaaattataattctcctatcctatttattttatttcatttacaaattatgtttttaagtATCATATGatacatatgataaataaacatgtagattttttctacatatattatgttgtgatttgaatttttaaaaatgaagatatattactcaatttataaaaaaaatgtgtgtttttaatattattctaCATCGCTGGATTGGTAAATCTAAATTTATgtagttgataaattaattaataaattttattttctcacaatTAGAATCTAATAATtactactttaaaatatttcacataataatgatacaaatacaacaaacaaacaatatacaaTACTAATATACATCGAACAAATTAagatactataatattctaaaataattattatttaaaaagatatatgtagatttaccaAAAATCgcaatattaaaattaaatactgtctaaaacaaaataacattttaaaacaaatataacaataatttttgttattatattataattttggaaaatgttGATTTGTGCTTTATAGCATTTAATATCTCCTAGTGTATAATGAAATTACCGGAATTTTTGAATCGTCTATAGTGATTTTTCTGAAGAGATGATTACTTTCCACATTCCACACCTTCATACAATATTCATCACCCACTACTATATAGCCATTGGATAGTAAGAGATTGTATATGAAGTTCAACCAAGCGACCCAAACCTTTTGTAGAAGGTTCAACACCACAACATAACAATCTGCCAATTTTTTTGCTTAAGATAAAACTGAGATTacttgtaaaattgtaaaacataACTGAAATAATTATATGACTCTATCAATATTCAACCCACTTTTCTCCGTCGTTGTTTAACTTGAGTTCAAAACTACCATTCATACTAGGACTGcgaatccgaaccgaaccgatttgtCCGAAGCGGCCCGAACCGAAATTTGGACAAATCGGTTCGGTTATATATTTGGTTGTGATCCGATTggaaaaaagaattttttttttggttttatattcggttcggttcagagAGGGTAAACCGACGGATAACCAAAAATTAACCCTACCTATATAAGCTAATAAACCGGTTTTATTAGTTCTAACCTAATCGAAAAACCTAAATACCTTTTGCTCTCGACTGCTGCGACTCCGAGTGCGATCGAGAGAGTTCTTGGATTTCCTCTTTGATTTATGCGTTTAAACTGAGATCATCCTTGTTCTTAATCATCAAGGTAAGTTCTTCTCTCTAAATCTTCTCCAAGTTCTTGTCTATTTCTTCTCCAAGTTTTTTGACGTTTTGTTGTTATTTACTTGGCTATAGTGTGTTTAGGAATCCTAATCTGGGTCTTTAAAATTGTGAGACTAGTGGTTTAAAGCatgtttttgagattttttttgttgtccgTCTATGATTCATAGTCATAGTAATCTTAGTAGTCAAATTGTATTCTTAATCGACAGAAATGGACTGTgttgtttgtcttcttcgttTGTGTAGTTCTTCTGGATGTTTGTCTAATTGTGTTTTCTTTGAACAGGTCTTCGATGTCTCACGATTCTGGTGAACACAACAACGAACCGTTTATGCCTGGTGAGGTTGATGGAGAAGATGCTCCGTCAGGTGCTTCCGTTCgagggaaaagaagaagaactcagcGAGAGACTTCTCCTCTTCCGTCCCAACCGAGGAAAAAGCTAGGCCATAGATCTCCGGTGTGGGAGCATTTCATTCAAAAAGTGCATGAGCCTGCACTTGCTAACTGTCGTTACCGTGGTCAGGAGATCGGTTGTGACACAATGATACATGGAACAAGTGCCAtgaaaaatcacataaaaaggTGTAAGTTGTTCAAGATGCACGAAGAGAGTGGTACTCAGAATGTATTGGCTGGTGATAGCAGTGGTGTAATGACAGCAATCAAGTATGATTAGGGATTGTTTCGAAGGTCTGTCAACGAGATGATTGTACTTAGTGAGCTTCCGTTTGCATTTGTGGAGTCGGAGGGGTTTAGTTCAGATGTTTGAGGAATTGCAGTTTCATGAGTCCTTAGGTAActcatttctcttttatttaagttttttgtgTTACTCCCTTTAGACCATTCACTAACTGACCATCATTTACATTGTGCAGCTTCACAGAGTGAGGGACACCCATCCGGACATCCATGATCGAGAGATGAACACAAGTAACTCTCTATATCTTTTGAATAAACTAATATAGCTATTAACTACCTATTTTTTGGCATGGAGTTTTGAATGACAATATACCAAATGCATCTTGGTAAGAGGAAAGGATCATTGATATTTTGTCATTTCTGATGATCTC
It encodes the following:
- the LOC104721453 gene encoding probable ubiquitin-like-specific protease 2A isoform X2, with the protein product MSLRSVQSRSKRKSTGVYDFTEEEERVEEMSKKLLRKYDSPVTTKTSSAVDKYDFLRCFAKNTLSESKEMDCVVIDVEVPAKEEHSRCELSGDATGDLIDLISNGSHGSIGIDSSTSSSLSENDEASTGEATNPASDPLEVDLEIAQVLINPDVIIYGDIYCTNSKLTFSRSCMNVESSSVNATKGTFSCQWRIEDIIKIESQWCLEVETAFVNVLLKSTEPEAVDTAEEISGIDLLKFSVYDPKWYEEVETIKSLDSRYKDIWFDTITESEESACTGQNLGTSLTNLADSFEDLVYPQGEPDSVVVRKQDIELLKPRRFINDTIIDFYIKYLKNRIPPQERGRFHFFNCFFFRKLANLDKGSPSTFGGREAYQRVQKWTKNVDIFEKDYIFIPINFSFHWSLIIICHPGELVPSHVENPQRVPCILHLDSIKGSHKGGLINIFPSYLREEWKARHGNTTSDFERAPDMQSISLELPQQENSFDCGLFLLHYLDLIVAQAPAKFNPSLITRSAKFLTRNWFPAKEASLKRRYILELLYNLHKGHDPSILPASSKSEPPHYGVFNKNDQANESKNVIESCNWRKPFDDSSSSVTDIPQTKTCSPVLILSKETFCTGGYDPQSSKLRKVFMSPIVEEVQESGEKKTHVIDTLQKEDKKMDIQESIHHEIDTLRKEECRLYIVDSEDEETVSVEYVSDSEDSCEVEMKGEDDDELRVTGESAGIHRSREIKSDSAVIEKGVNKSRDSNAASCYNDILLVLSDDESSSDEKENFLVTSSNVIL
- the LOC104727589 gene encoding F-box/LRR-repeat protein At2g43260-like; amino-acid sequence: MEELPFDVEIEILLRLPVQPLRRLELVSKQWRSLIRSRDFMERYLVHQKSKHRFTILASVKVVDPFAHEVSREPRFIRYFHSSDGDPGFSYMRLQNNEGVPCLSCDGFICCPRPANHQFSNLPFSSLLGFGRDRVSGAYKLVRLFEPPGENTLCTGCELFSLKARKWIYTSHVPIPCFNGQPSASVNGSIYWFTAYLWLMEAEYSTTAKIIAFDLHTHRFRAVHHPPTEFIS